A genomic segment from Leptolyngbya boryana PCC 6306 encodes:
- a CDS encoding cation-translocating P-type ATPase: MITRESSSDIEQSASDWHHLPPPEVVTRLETHPDQGLHPLAVEQRQQKYGANQLTQKAGKNPLILLLEQFNQPLIYILLVSAGITALLQDWVETWVILAVVVINALIGFAQEYKAIKAMQALAQTAQSDATVIRGGQKQQIPATELVPGDLVTLQSGNKVPADLRLLQSRNLQIDESALTGESVPVEKNTIAQLDLETALADRLNLAYASTLVTYGTATGVVIATGDRTEIGHINELISSADVLTTPLTRKINHFSQTLMYVVLGASAIAFVAGALRGYSLDDNFLGVVALAVAAIPEGLPAAVTITLAIGVNRMAKRNAIIRKLPTVETLGSTTVICSDKTGTLTQNAMTVQEIYAGDQVIRVSGVGYAPEGELSTSGENQALIECLKAGLLCNDSRIVEEDQGWTIVGDPTEAALITVAHKAGLDRHTLAQELPRHDSIPFESQYQYMATLHPVADQALIYIKGSVESLLPRCTGELSASGDTIALEVDRLHQCVEQMTTQGLRVLAFAKLDLPTVPPSLTHESLDHGLTFLGLQGMIDPPREEAVQAVQACRNAGIKVKMITGDHIGTAAAIGEQIGLAKSPPQDRTGAAMTGTEISKRSDQELPAIAEHTAVFARVTPEQKLRLVRALQSRGHVVAMTGDGVNDAPALRQADIGIAMGITGTEVAKEAASMILTDDNFATIEAAVEEGRGVYDNIIKFIVWALPTNLSEGLVIFVATLLGITLPILPLQILWINTTTAVLLGTGLAVEPKEPEIMTRSPRPPRSPLLRPSMVRFIALAGILLCIFAFVVYEVAIRNQASIESARTAAVNAIVFGQIFLLFNCRSLSYSMFQLGIFSNPILLLGVGVMIALQMLFTYAPWMNQVFGTAPVQPSEWGVILATSLGVYLLIELLKWNRRRSRA; the protein is encoded by the coding sequence ATGATCACGCGTGAGTCTTCGTCCGATATTGAACAATCTGCTTCAGACTGGCATCATCTTCCTCCTCCTGAAGTGGTGACTCGGTTGGAAACTCATCCGGATCAGGGATTGCATCCTCTAGCAGTAGAACAGCGTCAGCAAAAATATGGTGCGAATCAATTGACGCAGAAAGCCGGAAAAAACCCGCTCATTTTGCTGCTCGAACAGTTTAATCAGCCGCTGATCTATATCTTGTTAGTTTCTGCTGGAATTACTGCCCTATTGCAAGATTGGGTTGAAACGTGGGTGATTTTAGCAGTAGTTGTGATCAATGCTTTGATTGGGTTTGCTCAGGAGTATAAAGCGATCAAAGCGATGCAAGCGCTCGCGCAAACGGCGCAAAGTGATGCCACTGTCATTCGCGGGGGACAAAAGCAACAAATTCCAGCGACTGAATTAGTTCCAGGTGATCTCGTAACACTTCAATCTGGGAATAAAGTACCAGCAGATTTGCGACTCTTGCAATCGCGCAATCTTCAGATTGATGAATCTGCGCTGACGGGTGAATCTGTTCCGGTTGAAAAGAATACGATCGCACAACTCGATCTCGAAACTGCTTTAGCCGATCGCTTAAATCTTGCCTATGCTTCCACCTTGGTTACGTATGGAACAGCAACGGGAGTCGTGATCGCCACTGGAGATCGAACCGAGATCGGACATATTAACGAACTCATTTCTTCAGCCGATGTCCTCACAACTCCCCTGACTCGTAAAATTAACCACTTTAGTCAGACTTTGATGTATGTCGTCTTGGGAGCATCTGCGATCGCATTTGTAGCAGGCGCACTTCGGGGCTACTCTTTGGACGATAATTTTTTAGGCGTCGTTGCGTTAGCAGTCGCCGCAATTCCTGAAGGATTGCCTGCTGCGGTCACGATCACGTTAGCGATCGGGGTCAATCGCATGGCAAAACGCAATGCCATCATTCGCAAACTCCCAACAGTCGAAACCTTGGGTAGCACAACGGTAATCTGTTCTGACAAGACTGGAACCTTGACGCAGAATGCAATGACCGTGCAAGAAATTTATGCAGGAGATCAAGTCATCCGGGTGTCAGGCGTTGGCTATGCGCCCGAAGGAGAGCTTTCGACTTCAGGTGAAAATCAAGCTTTAATCGAATGTTTGAAAGCAGGACTCTTGTGTAATGATTCTCGCATTGTGGAAGAAGATCAAGGCTGGACGATTGTTGGTGATCCGACTGAAGCCGCGCTGATTACCGTTGCTCACAAAGCAGGGTTAGATCGTCATACGCTTGCACAAGAGTTGCCCAGACACGATAGTATTCCGTTCGAGTCACAGTATCAATATATGGCAACCTTACATCCGGTTGCAGATCAGGCATTGATCTATATTAAAGGCTCTGTAGAAAGCCTGCTTCCTCGTTGTACCGGAGAATTGTCTGCATCGGGAGACACGATCGCGTTAGAAGTCGATCGACTTCATCAATGTGTCGAGCAAATGACCACCCAAGGATTAAGAGTCTTAGCATTTGCAAAATTAGACCTGCCAACTGTTCCGCCCTCTCTGACGCATGAAAGTTTAGATCACGGCTTAACCTTTTTAGGATTGCAAGGCATGATTGATCCGCCTCGCGAAGAAGCTGTTCAAGCTGTTCAAGCCTGTCGAAATGCTGGCATTAAAGTGAAAATGATCACCGGAGATCATATTGGCACAGCCGCCGCGATCGGGGAACAAATTGGACTGGCCAAATCGCCGCCCCAAGATCGCACCGGAGCCGCGATGACGGGAACTGAGATTTCCAAGCGATCCGATCAAGAACTTCCAGCGATCGCAGAACATACAGCTGTGTTTGCACGAGTGACTCCAGAACAGAAATTACGCCTAGTCAGAGCTTTGCAATCCCGAGGGCATGTGGTTGCGATGACGGGAGACGGTGTGAATGATGCGCCTGCCTTGCGTCAAGCTGATATTGGCATTGCAATGGGAATTACAGGGACGGAAGTTGCAAAAGAAGCTGCTTCGATGATTTTGACAGATGACAACTTTGCCACAATCGAAGCGGCTGTAGAAGAAGGAAGAGGCGTTTACGATAACATTATCAAGTTTATTGTCTGGGCGTTACCGACCAATCTGAGTGAAGGATTAGTCATTTTTGTCGCGACTTTGTTGGGGATTACTTTACCGATTTTACCGCTGCAAATTTTGTGGATTAACACGACGACCGCCGTTTTACTCGGTACAGGACTAGCAGTTGAACCGAAAGAACCAGAGATTATGACGCGATCGCCGCGTCCACCTCGATCTCCATTACTACGACCATCAATGGTGCGATTTATCGCATTGGCAGGCATCCTCCTTTGTATTTTCGCGTTTGTGGTCTATGAAGTTGCGATTCGCAATCAGGCAAGTATCGAATCGGCTCGTACGGCCGCAGTGAATGCGATCGTATTTGGTCAGATTTTCTTATTGTTTAATTGTCGATCGCTCTCGTACTCGATGTTTCAGTTAGGGATATTCTCGAATCCGATTTTACTGCTAGGAGTTGGGGTGATGATTGCACTCCAAATGCTCTTTACCTATGCTCCGTGGATGAACCAAGTGTTCGGAACGGCTCCAGTACAGCCAAGTGAATGGGGCGTGATTTTGGCAACTTCGCTAGGAGTTTACTTGCTGATTGAGTTGCTGAAGTGGAACCGCCGCCGTTCTAGAGCATAA
- a CDS encoding potassium channel family protein, with protein MNYPDITLQDAFFTTAVLLLGGYGDLFGQVKLELPIPLSLRLFSLLLAIAGTAFVGVLYALLTERLLTAKFQLLKRRPPVPKEEHIVIVGLGRVGQRTATLLQEMRQSLVGLNSTNLDPTILPTMPLLTGKLTSTLAKANLQTAKSVIVCTDDEVANLEIALTACQQNPGLNLVIRVFDPRFSKSIAQLLPYAKVLGAYRLSAAAFSAAAFGENILSLFRLNQQTVLVTEYQITETDTLHRHLLSDVSYGYGIVPILYQSAQHEPEQWMPSGDIRVGSGDRLVVLATMEGLRNVEQGKMTAKTWQVRVTKVLTQDAQFEATMAIARISGCEIDAATHALKTLPTTLPIDLYPHQAQRLVLQLRRVQVVAEAFPNSSSHD; from the coding sequence TTGAACTACCCTGACATTACGCTACAAGACGCATTCTTTACAACAGCAGTCTTATTACTCGGCGGTTATGGTGACTTATTTGGGCAGGTCAAACTAGAGCTACCGATTCCGTTGAGCCTAAGACTGTTTAGTTTGCTGCTTGCGATCGCAGGCACTGCCTTTGTCGGTGTATTGTATGCCCTCTTAACGGAACGCTTGCTCACTGCAAAATTTCAACTTCTCAAGCGCCGTCCTCCAGTTCCGAAAGAAGAACACATTGTCATCGTTGGTCTTGGACGAGTCGGACAGCGAACGGCAACCCTGCTCCAGGAAATGAGACAATCCTTGGTTGGTCTCAACAGCACCAATCTCGATCCGACTATTTTGCCGACGATGCCTTTATTAACGGGTAAACTGACCAGCACATTAGCAAAAGCAAATTTGCAAACCGCAAAAAGCGTAATTGTGTGTACCGATGATGAAGTCGCAAATTTAGAAATCGCATTAACAGCTTGCCAACAAAATCCAGGGCTGAATTTGGTGATTCGGGTCTTTGATCCTCGCTTTAGCAAGAGTATCGCCCAACTCTTACCTTATGCAAAAGTATTGGGCGCTTATCGCTTGTCTGCGGCAGCATTTTCAGCCGCCGCATTTGGGGAAAATATTCTGAGTCTATTTCGGCTCAATCAACAAACAGTTCTAGTAACCGAGTACCAAATCACCGAAACCGACACGCTACACAGACATCTTCTTTCAGATGTGAGCTACGGCTATGGCATCGTTCCTATTTTGTATCAATCTGCCCAACATGAGCCTGAACAATGGATGCCTTCGGGGGATATTCGAGTGGGGAGCGGCGATCGCTTAGTCGTGTTAGCCACAATGGAAGGATTGCGAAATGTAGAACAGGGAAAAATGACAGCGAAAACCTGGCAGGTGCGGGTCACAAAAGTCCTGACTCAGGATGCACAGTTTGAAGCAACAATGGCGATCGCACGGATTTCGGGCTGTGAGATTGACGCAGCAACCCACGCTCTGAAGACCTTACCGACAACACTCCCGATTGACCTTTACCCCCATCAAGCCCAACGTTTAGTGCTGCAACTTAGACGAGTGCAAGTCGTTGCTGAAGCATTCCCCAATTCCTCCAGTCATGATTAG
- a CDS encoding NAD-binding protein, which yields MSLSQSFGSDDHSVQPSSDFILVCGLGSLGQQCVRYLKEFDARVIAIEEASSRTWELPELPTLLDEFVIGDCRQLEVLERAKIAQCRAILLVTSSETVNIQAALAARSLNPAIRLVIRSDQQNLNQLLGQQLGNFVAFEATQLPAPAFALAALHQETIGLFRLGNQLVRVVQQQIEPEHPWCDRRKIYELNNSTRTVLAHNQVSPRFYQ from the coding sequence ATGTCGTTGTCACAGTCGTTCGGTTCCGATGATCATTCCGTTCAGCCATCATCTGACTTCATCTTAGTGTGTGGCTTGGGGAGTTTGGGTCAGCAATGTGTACGCTATCTCAAAGAATTTGATGCGCGTGTGATTGCGATCGAAGAAGCGAGCAGCAGAACTTGGGAACTTCCAGAACTGCCAACCCTGCTAGATGAATTCGTGATTGGAGATTGTCGGCAACTCGAAGTGCTAGAGCGAGCGAAAATTGCTCAATGCCGCGCGATTTTACTAGTGACGAGTAGTGAAACTGTCAATATCCAAGCAGCTTTGGCAGCGCGATCGCTCAATCCAGCGATTCGATTGGTGATTCGTTCTGACCAGCAAAATCTCAATCAACTTTTGGGACAGCAACTCGGTAACTTTGTTGCATTTGAAGCCACTCAGCTTCCAGCACCTGCGTTTGCTTTGGCAGCATTACACCAGGAAACGATCGGATTATTTCGATTAGGCAATCAACTGGTGCGAGTTGTTCAACAGCAAATTGAACCAGAGCATCCTTGGTGCGATCGACGCAAGATTTATGAGCTAAACAACTCAACTCGAACGGTTCTCGCTCACAATCAAGTCTCACCTCGTTTCTATCAGTAG
- the ppk1 gene encoding polyphosphate kinase 1 gives MPRAKQTASKFHLDDPQYYLNRELSWLEFNRRVLHEAIDIRTPLLERIKFTAIFSANLDEFFMVRVAILREQVEAQVGTLTPDGRTPEQQLAEISQQLRPMLVQQHQLFEQDLRPQLAKNSIHILNYIDLSQDQQTYLHQYFEKRIFPVLTPLAVDPAHPFPQMSNLSLNLAVVIKDPDTGEQDFARVKVPSNLSRFVTFPKELQQYKGESCLWLGVPLEQVIAHNLSLLFPGMEIQEYYPFRVTRDADLDVQEYEADDLLLAIEQELRKRLRGGSVLRLQIPTSTSEFVRQKLMQGMSLTELEVYETEGLLGLKDLMALTAIPCPSLKDSPWTPVIPARLKGLAPQLDTRIDADDRGDGLDIFSVIQQQDLLVHHPYESFTASVETFITHAATDPDVLAIKMTLYRTSGDTLPKALMQAAENGKQVVVLVELKARFDEENNINWARRLEDAGVHVVYGLVGFKTHTKVVLVVRQEADQIRRYVHIGTGNYSPKTAKLYTDLGLLSCREDLGADLTDLFNYLTGFSKQRSYRKLLISPMTMRDRITAMIRREIQHCQQGQPGRIIAKMNSLTDVEMIRTLYEASQAGVQIDLIVRGMCCLRPGISGISENIRVVSIVGRFLEHSRIFYFHNNEETELYLGSADWMRRNLDRRVEAVTPIEDPAIKQTLTDTLHLLLSDTRQAWLLHADGRYTQLRPQENEAECSAQQRLMELTQHH, from the coding sequence ATGCCTAGGGCAAAACAAACCGCTTCGAAGTTCCACCTCGACGACCCCCAGTACTATCTCAACCGAGAATTGAGTTGGCTAGAGTTTAATCGCCGCGTTCTGCATGAAGCGATCGATATACGCACTCCTCTACTAGAGAGAATTAAATTTACGGCGATCTTCAGTGCCAATCTCGATGAGTTTTTCATGGTACGGGTCGCCATTTTAAGAGAACAGGTCGAAGCGCAAGTTGGCACGTTAACGCCCGATGGTCGTACTCCCGAGCAACAGCTTGCTGAAATTAGCCAACAGCTTCGTCCTATGCTGGTTCAGCAGCATCAGCTATTTGAACAAGACTTACGCCCACAGTTAGCCAAAAACAGCATTCATATTCTGAATTACATCGATCTCAGTCAAGACCAGCAGACTTATTTACACCAGTACTTTGAGAAACGAATTTTTCCAGTTCTGACCCCGCTTGCGGTTGATCCTGCCCATCCTTTTCCGCAGATGTCGAACCTCAGCCTCAATCTAGCGGTTGTTATCAAAGACCCAGATACCGGAGAACAGGACTTTGCTAGAGTCAAAGTTCCAAGCAATCTGTCTCGATTTGTGACTTTTCCCAAAGAGTTACAGCAATACAAAGGAGAGTCATGTTTGTGGCTCGGGGTTCCCCTAGAACAAGTAATTGCTCATAACTTATCGCTATTATTTCCAGGAATGGAGATTCAGGAATACTATCCCTTTCGAGTCACGCGGGATGCTGACTTGGATGTGCAGGAATATGAAGCGGATGATTTGCTGCTCGCGATCGAACAAGAATTACGGAAACGACTGCGAGGCGGCTCGGTCTTACGACTGCAAATTCCAACCTCTACCTCTGAGTTTGTCCGCCAAAAATTGATGCAAGGCATGAGTCTAACCGAACTAGAAGTGTACGAAACCGAGGGACTGCTTGGGCTAAAAGACTTAATGGCATTGACAGCAATTCCTTGCCCATCGCTGAAAGATTCGCCTTGGACACCAGTGATTCCCGCGCGGTTGAAAGGGCTAGCCCCCCAATTAGACACTCGAATCGATGCGGACGATCGTGGCGATGGGCTAGATATCTTCTCTGTCATTCAACAGCAGGACTTACTGGTACATCATCCCTATGAATCGTTTACCGCTTCGGTTGAAACGTTTATTACCCATGCGGCAACTGATCCAGATGTTCTAGCGATCAAAATGACTCTTTATCGTACCTCTGGGGATACCTTACCCAAAGCGCTCATGCAGGCAGCAGAGAATGGTAAACAAGTGGTCGTCTTAGTCGAACTGAAAGCACGATTTGATGAAGAAAACAACATTAACTGGGCGCGTCGATTAGAAGACGCAGGGGTGCATGTTGTTTATGGCTTAGTTGGATTTAAGACCCATACGAAAGTCGTGCTCGTGGTTCGCCAAGAAGCGGATCAAATTCGTCGCTATGTTCATATCGGCACTGGAAACTACAGCCCAAAAACCGCAAAACTCTACACGGATTTAGGATTGCTGAGTTGTCGTGAGGATCTCGGTGCCGACTTAACTGATCTCTTTAACTATCTCACTGGGTTTTCCAAACAACGATCGTATCGGAAATTGCTGATTTCACCCATGACCATGCGCGATCGCATAACGGCAATGATTCGGCGTGAGATCCAACATTGTCAACAGGGGCAACCGGGTCGCATCATTGCTAAGATGAATTCCCTCACGGATGTTGAGATGATCCGCACTTTGTACGAAGCATCACAAGCTGGTGTGCAGATTGACTTGATTGTGCGCGGGATGTGCTGTTTACGTCCTGGTATTTCAGGAATTAGCGAAAATATTCGAGTGGTGAGTATTGTCGGACGATTTCTCGAACACTCTCGAATCTTCTACTTCCATAACAATGAGGAGACTGAACTCTATCTAGGAAGCGCGGATTGGATGCGACGCAATCTCGATCGACGAGTGGAAGCTGTCACGCCCATAGAAGACCCAGCCATTAAGCAAACCTTAACAGACACTCTGCATCTGCTGCTGTCGGATACTCGCCAAGCTTGGCTGCTTCATGCCGATGGTCGCTATACCCAATTACGCCCGCAAGAAAATGAGGCAGAGTGTAGTGCCCAACAACGGCTGATGGAACTGACTCAGCATCATTAA
- a CDS encoding OsmC family protein: MADTTVTAQVKTPLRPISKVGLDKLAETAKADPTVVKALKVKTVCEGQFRNLTYVRDLPAHVIDEPPGLLGEDTAPNPSEAVLACLGSCLSVGIHANATMRGITLTKLELELEGDINITGVWGIGDLSDKRLGFTDIRVKVDLEGDASREELDDLVAHSNVWSPVANTLRLPVNMDVSLK, translated from the coding sequence ATGGCTGATACGACTGTCACCGCTCAGGTCAAAACTCCCCTCCGCCCGATTAGCAAAGTCGGACTCGACAAATTAGCCGAAACCGCTAAAGCTGACCCGACGGTTGTGAAAGCGCTCAAAGTGAAGACTGTCTGCGAAGGTCAATTTCGCAATTTGACCTATGTTCGGGATTTGCCCGCGCACGTGATTGACGAACCGCCTGGACTCTTAGGAGAAGACACTGCACCGAACCCTTCTGAAGCAGTGTTAGCATGTCTTGGCTCTTGTCTATCGGTGGGCATCCATGCCAATGCAACCATGCGAGGAATCACTCTGACAAAGCTAGAGCTTGAACTTGAAGGAGACATCAATATTACGGGCGTTTGGGGCATCGGTGACTTATCGGACAAGCGCTTGGGCTTTACCGATATTCGCGTCAAAGTCGATTTAGAAGGCGATGCTAGCCGCGAGGAATTAGACGATTTGGTTGCTCACTCTAATGTTTGGTCGCCTGTTGCGAACACGTTGCGGCTCCCGGTCAATATGGATGTTTCCTTGAAGTAG
- a CDS encoding acyl-CoA dehydrogenase family protein, translated as MTDSMIHSRVDPSCETSASVDLMLAQLQSAIASDLAPQVEAIDQQGVYPRAFMHRVGEVGGFGQAVSQKYGGVGTGLRGAIQAIEAISQECLCTGFMSWCQVACTWYMENSDNDYLKTQILPLVATGQALGGTGLSNPMKHFAGIEKIALIAERVAGGYKLNGMLPWVSNIGAGHYFGIAAQMADSDDYLMAIVSDELEGLTLRCNAHFIALEGSNTFSCVFRDVFVPDEWILAAPCENYVARIRPGFVLTQVGMGLGLVESCIDLIERSNQRYGHVNQFLPDQAEELTAELETARQTTYALADELVGQEKIERSLFKEVIKARILGSELSLRAAQSAMLHAGARAYLHGSKVERKLREAYFVAIVTPALKQLKKMLHDLDKIS; from the coding sequence ATGACTGATTCAATGATCCATTCGAGAGTCGATCCCAGTTGTGAGACATCTGCATCGGTTGATTTGATGCTCGCCCAGTTGCAGAGCGCGATCGCATCAGATCTCGCACCGCAAGTTGAGGCGATCGATCAACAAGGCGTATATCCGCGTGCATTTATGCACCGGGTTGGAGAAGTCGGAGGCTTTGGGCAAGCAGTGTCCCAAAAATATGGCGGAGTTGGGACTGGATTGCGCGGGGCAATTCAAGCGATCGAAGCAATTTCGCAGGAATGTCTCTGCACAGGATTTATGAGTTGGTGCCAAGTTGCTTGCACTTGGTACATGGAAAATAGCGACAACGACTATTTGAAAACGCAAATTCTGCCGTTAGTTGCAACTGGACAAGCCTTGGGAGGCACAGGACTATCGAACCCGATGAAGCACTTTGCCGGGATTGAGAAAATTGCGCTGATAGCAGAACGAGTTGCTGGCGGCTACAAGCTGAATGGCATGTTGCCTTGGGTGTCGAACATTGGGGCAGGACATTACTTTGGCATTGCGGCTCAGATGGCAGACAGCGATGACTATCTGATGGCGATCGTATCGGATGAGCTAGAAGGCTTAACGCTTCGGTGCAATGCTCATTTCATTGCACTAGAAGGAAGTAATACCTTTAGCTGTGTCTTTCGCGATGTGTTTGTGCCTGATGAATGGATTTTGGCAGCACCTTGTGAGAATTATGTTGCTCGGATTCGTCCTGGCTTTGTTTTGACTCAGGTCGGTATGGGATTAGGACTCGTCGAAAGCTGCATTGATTTGATTGAGCGATCGAATCAACGCTATGGACATGTCAATCAATTTTTACCCGATCAAGCTGAGGAATTAACCGCAGAATTAGAAACGGCTCGGCAAACAACCTATGCTTTAGCAGATGAGTTAGTGGGTCAAGAGAAAATTGAGCGATCGCTGTTTAAGGAAGTCATTAAAGCCAGAATTCTTGGCTCAGAATTATCTTTAAGAGCAGCTCAATCAGCGATGTTACATGCTGGCGCAAGAGCCTATCTTCACGGTTCAAAAGTTGAACGAAAACTGAGAGAAGCTTACTTCGTCGCAATTGTCACTCCTGCGCTTAAACAGCTTAAAAAAATGTTGCATGATCTCGACAAGATCAGCTAG
- a CDS encoding ABC transporter substrate-binding protein, whose protein sequence is MPTSLDLSQSDRTYSLDPLTSSMFCPCGGTHVAEDHWKFIEGMPQDPVDLVDDLVQMGHYSEDALQFGQALTHAEFRKAILLKAIDQAPPEQRQLCNELIKLAGGLDEALAAAFGPNATEFLGDAIRLSRFRRRDFLIKVAAAAAVVTVTSCAGGNNQQNTTSSTTATTGNLEKKDLTIGFIPIACSIPILVAESAEIYKKYGLNVTLKKMPNWAAVRESAIAGELDAYHMLSPMPIAMSLGLGSSVFPIKLASIENINGQSIAVAMKHKDRVKGAADFKGMTIGVPFPYSMHNLLMRYYLASGGLNPDQDVKLEIVPPPDSVAKMAAGQIDAFLMPDNFGQRAIFEKVGFIHMLTKDLWNGHPCCAFAASQKWIDANPNTFRTINKSIIEAAAYADDAKNRESVSQQMAARKYLNQPEPVLKAVMTGKFDNGLGESLDVPDRIKFDPYPWKSFAKWISSQMVRWDLMPTDKAKFQEIADQIYMTDLARDLSKELGQTPPTEPTRVETLKFDTFDPAKVDSYVQDQVKQFGV, encoded by the coding sequence ATGCCCACTTCTCTGGATCTTTCTCAATCCGATCGGACTTATTCTCTCGATCCTTTGACAAGCTCAATGTTTTGTCCATGTGGCGGGACTCATGTTGCAGAAGACCATTGGAAATTCATCGAGGGAATGCCTCAAGATCCAGTGGACTTGGTCGATGACTTAGTGCAAATGGGGCATTACTCAGAAGATGCTTTGCAGTTTGGTCAAGCATTGACCCATGCTGAGTTTCGTAAAGCGATTTTATTAAAAGCGATCGATCAAGCTCCTCCAGAACAGCGCCAACTCTGTAATGAACTGATCAAACTCGCTGGTGGACTCGACGAAGCGCTAGCAGCAGCATTTGGTCCCAATGCAACCGAGTTTCTAGGGGATGCGATTCGCTTGAGTCGGTTCCGTCGTCGTGACTTTCTCATTAAAGTTGCTGCTGCTGCTGCGGTTGTGACTGTAACCAGTTGCGCGGGTGGTAATAATCAGCAGAACACGACTTCTTCCACGACAGCAACCACCGGAAATTTAGAGAAGAAAGACTTGACGATCGGCTTTATTCCCATTGCTTGCTCGATTCCCATTTTGGTTGCTGAATCTGCTGAAATCTACAAGAAATACGGCTTAAATGTCACACTAAAGAAAATGCCAAACTGGGCAGCAGTGCGAGAATCGGCGATCGCAGGTGAACTCGATGCCTATCATATGCTTTCTCCGATGCCGATCGCGATGTCATTAGGGCTAGGCTCCTCGGTATTTCCAATCAAACTTGCCAGCATTGAAAACATCAATGGACAATCGATCGCAGTCGCGATGAAGCACAAGGACAGAGTAAAAGGTGCAGCAGACTTTAAGGGAATGACGATCGGGGTGCCGTTCCCCTATTCAATGCACAATCTGCTGATGCGGTACTACCTTGCTTCTGGAGGCTTGAATCCGGATCAAGATGTCAAGCTGGAAATTGTTCCACCGCCTGACTCTGTTGCAAAAATGGCAGCCGGACAAATCGATGCCTTTTTAATGCCCGACAACTTTGGGCAGCGCGCTATTTTTGAGAAAGTCGGCTTCATTCACATGCTGACCAAAGACCTGTGGAATGGTCATCCTTGCTGTGCTTTTGCAGCGAGTCAGAAATGGATTGATGCGAATCCTAACACCTTCCGCACGATCAATAAATCGATCATTGAAGCTGCCGCGTATGCCGATGATGCGAAGAACCGAGAAAGTGTCTCTCAACAGATGGCAGCCCGGAAATATCTCAATCAGCCAGAGCCAGTGCTCAAAGCTGTGATGACCGGGAAATTTGACAATGGTTTGGGTGAATCCTTGGATGTTCCCGATCGCATTAAGTTTGATCCGTATCCTTGGAAGAGCTTCGCGAAGTGGATTTCCAGCCAGATGGTACGTTGGGACTTAATGCCGACCGACAAAGCTAAGTTCCAAGAAATCGCTGACCAAATTTACATGACTGACTTAGCCCGAGACTTGTCAAAAGAGCTAGGACAGACTCCTCCGACAGAACCCACTAGAGTAGAAACGCTCAAGTTTGACACCTTTGATCCTGCCAAGGTCGATAGCTATGTTCAAGATCAAGTGAAGCAATTTGGAGTCTAG
- the ntrB gene encoding nitrate ABC transporter permease, producing the protein MANSSLTNSRSLGSKQQKSKPWFENQNIQALILFLLLLSGILIIWELGVQYQIFSPVMPPASRTISDFLGWISDPFYDNGPNDKGIGTHLFASLQRVLLGFLLGSAIAIPLGILIGLSDVASKAVDPFIQLLRPVSPLAWLPLGLGILKSSEGTALFVIAISSIWATLINTKFGVSNVSTDYLNVARTLGASRWRTICKVILPAAAPSIVSGLRISIGISWLVIVAAEMIVGGTGLGSFVWAEWNNLNVTSIITAIVVIGLAGVCLDRLLGLLHNWVSFGQRTQ; encoded by the coding sequence ATGGCAAACTCATCTCTCACAAACTCGCGATCACTCGGATCAAAACAGCAAAAGTCCAAACCTTGGTTTGAAAATCAGAATATTCAGGCATTGATTCTGTTTTTGCTATTGCTCTCTGGGATCTTAATCATCTGGGAACTGGGCGTACAGTATCAAATTTTTTCTCCGGTGATGCCTCCTGCAAGTCGCACGATCTCAGATTTTTTGGGTTGGATTTCCGATCCGTTTTACGATAACGGTCCCAATGACAAAGGCATTGGAACTCATCTATTCGCTAGCCTACAGCGGGTACTGTTGGGATTCCTACTCGGTTCCGCGATCGCGATTCCGCTAGGAATTTTGATTGGATTATCTGACGTTGCTTCTAAAGCCGTTGATCCATTCATCCAACTTCTACGTCCTGTCTCTCCACTTGCATGGCTTCCCCTGGGGTTAGGCATCCTCAAAAGCTCGGAGGGCACAGCGCTGTTTGTAATCGCGATTAGTAGCATTTGGGCGACGCTGATCAATACAAAATTTGGGGTGAGTAACGTCTCAACCGACTATCTCAATGTCGCTCGAACACTTGGGGCTTCCCGCTGGCGTACCATTTGCAAGGTCATTCTGCCTGCCGCTGCGCCCAGTATTGTTTCTGGCTTACGAATTAGTATTGGGATTTCTTGGCTCGTGATTGTAGCAGCCGAGATGATTGTCGGCGGAACAGGGCTAGGAAGCTTTGTTTGGGCAGAGTGGAACAATCTCAATGTCACCAGTATCATTACCGCGATCGTCGTGATTGGACTGGCAGGAGTTTGTCTCGATCGTCTACTCGGGCTACTGCATAACTGGGTGTCATTTGGACAACGAACCCAATAG